TGAAATAGGAGAGCTGAGGAAAGAGCTGAAAAACAGGGAGACAGCAGCCATTGCTGAGATCCTGAAGAGTGCTGATGTTGTGTTGTCCACAAACACTGGTCAGTGGAGTGAAGCGTTCATCATCCTTCAGCTGTAGCAATGAAAATAATGGAGGAGGTTTGTGTTCACAGGTGCATGTGACGACGGTCCTCTGAAGTTCCTGCCAGCAGAGCATTTTGATTGGGTGATGATCGATGAGTGTGCGCAGGCCCTGGAGAGCAGCTGCTGGATCGCTTTACTCAGGGCGCGTAAATGCATCCTGGCTGGAGACTACAAGCAGTTACTACCAACCATCAAATcacaaaagtaacaaaacaagttgtgtttttgttttcattaattgtCAAGAATTTATATATGActtttaaatatacagtacagaccaaaagtttggacacacctttctaattcaatgggttttctttattttcatgactatttataaggcaagaaatcccacttattaacctgacagggcacacctatgaagtgaaaaccatttcaggtgactacctcttgaagctcatcaagaaaatgcagagtgtgtgcaaagcagtaatcacagcaaaaggttgctactttgaagaaactagaatataaggggtattttcagttgttttacacttttttgtttggtgcatatttccacatgtgttattcatagttttgatgccttcagtgtgaatctacaatgtcaatagtcatgaaaataaaggaaactcattgaattaaaaggtgtgtccaaacttttggtctgtactgtagatcaAAGCTGATCTGTTCGCTTTAAAACACACTCACCGTCCACTTTTTTATGTACACATTTTCAACACAATCAATGTAAAAGGAGGGtgtatgatgtaaaattgacttttttgatctttacatcatgttataatgtcagTACCTAATCAAAAACctatctggagtgttgctttttattctttcatgcatttttgaaGGAATTTTTTAATCTCCCATAGCAACCATTCACGGGATGCTTAAATGCTCTCTCACAAAGCAAGTCCCATGCTAAACCAACTTTAGTGTGGGATTGAATTCACAGAGAAATCTGCAGCATCTGCATAAAGGTATCATGTTAAAATGGACCAAAATCATTGATTTGTTGAATCTGCCTTGAGGAATTAAGTACTATCAAGGGGTACATCGTAAAAGAAGTACTGATTTTATTTGGCTCATAGCAAACAAAAATCAGGGTTAAATTGCACTTACATGTATGTGTTGTGGAAATAAACTTAAGGCATTTATCAAGCTCATCAAACCATCCTGTTCTGTTTGTGTCCTTTCTGTAATAGAGCTGCAGCTAAAGGCCTGTCCCTGAGTCTCATGGAGAGACTTATTCAGATGTATGGGGACTCAGTGGTCCGTATGTTAACAGTTCAGTATCGCATGAACAGTGCTATCATGGAATGGGCCTCCAAAGAGATGTACAATGGACGATTAACCGCTCACAGCTCCGTGGAGAAACATTTATTGAAGTACGTTTCCACACACTCCTGGAAAATATCTCATCTTCCCACGGCAACGAAGGCTGACTCCTGAAACTAATcgtaaaatattttctccaaCAGAGATCTGCCGGGTGTTGCCTGCGTCGAAGAGACCAGCACACCACTTCTTCTGATTGACACCGCAGGGTGTGGTCTGAGCGAAATGGAGATCGCAGACGAGCAGTCCAAAGGCAACCAAGGTAAATGTCTTTCCTGGAAGACTGTAGAAAATCTCATTGggtttattgatttttctaGTGTAAAGTCTAATTTTTACTGACTGTGTCTTCAGGTGAGGTCGACATTGTTTCACTGCATATAAAGAGCTTGACGGAAGCTGGAGTAAAGGCTAAAGACATTGCTGTGATTGCTCCGTATAATCTACAAGTAAGTCTCTGGTTTGAGAAGAGCTGCAGGTAACACTGATTTTTAGTTTCACACAATGAAATAGAACCTGgcaaacaaagcaaacattttttactgtGCGGAAAACATGATAAGTCATCGATACACTCCACAAACAAGAGCACAGCAAAGAAAATATCTTGGAAAAATAACCTGAAACaaattccttttatttattgatgagTCAAATAAGGAACATTATTgtcatttcaaaattaattgATTCAGCGCAGAACCAACtattttaagataaaagtaaacacacagGAGGACAAAAGAGTTGGTACCTTTCTGTTAATGACCCAAAAGCCATGATGAAAAAGGTCACTGAAGCAGGATGAAactgactaaattaataattagtaaatgataaatcaaacttcactaaaattaattaaagcaaagaaaatcaTACATTTCTAGCGCATGGCATACCATCATTTTTGCCCAGACCTGTTtcattagtttctttttaaaatttattctgGTGAAccacatttcaaaaacaatgtcagatttttatttgttaattttcagtaagtttttatttatttttttgttattgttggtCATTAACACCGCGGGGTACCAACAATTTTATCCACATGTTTAAATTGGCTGGATTGGATGGATATGAGAAAAGTACATGGATATCTGTGGAATatttagaaactaaatattattaccatgtaaaaaaatatataattttgttgttttgttcattcCAGATTACTCAGCTATCCTGCCTTTAGACTATCCTGCCACATAATTTTCCTAAAACATCAAATTCAGCCCCAACGTTAATGGCTGAGTGACCAAATTTGTTCCTGTTCATAAATCTCCACAGGGCTGCCTTTGGGAGTTTTCCCCTGAATCTGagtttttagcattttagtCTATAGTATGTTTACATTAATAACATACTATTAACATTAAACTCCTTTTATAAATTAACTCTAACTTAAATCTTACTATTGTTCTAGAAACAGTTGTGCTTGTCCTTTTATATTACTTGATTTGTAATATAATAAAGTGAATATATTATATGATGCATCATAATGTACACtattaacaatatttaattaaagtCCAGGATCAAACCTTTTATTAAGAGattaaatggttttaaatcattatttttctaaagGTTGATCTTCTGCGTCAGAAGCTTTCTGCACGTCACCCAGAGATGGAAATAAAGTCTGTGGACGGATTTCAGGGCAGAGAGAAAGAAGCTGTTGTGCTGTCGTTAGTTCGCTCCAACAGAAAAGGTTGTTTCCTAATGTAAATTTCTTATGATTATTGCTAAATCATAACCATGAgctgttttgaatatttttttttcttttcctctttaggTGAGGTGGGTTTTCTTGCAGAGGACAGACGGATAAATGTCGCCGTCACACGCGCAAGACGTCACATCGCCGTAGTGTGCGACACGCAGACAGTTGGGAATCACGCTTTCCTTAAATCTCTGGTCGATCACATGGCCGTGTTCGGTGAGGTCAGAACTGCATTCGAGTACCTGCAAGATATCGTGCCGCAGAACTACACCAGGGATCATAAAGCCACAAAGACCAGCACTTCCTCCACGTCTAGCAAGCAGAAGAGTAGAGATCACGGTCCAGGTAAAGCAAAGGAAGGCCAGAAAACGACCAGCAGCTCTAAGGACAACACAGCTGGTTCACAGAATCACACAAAGTCCCACACACCAGCCCAGAAAGACCAAAAAGACAAGAGCAGATACGCTGAGATCAGACTGCAAGTGGAGAATTTCATGAAGGATGTAAATATGAAGAATTTACATTTCCCATCATCCTTCAACTCCCACGATCGCCTGCTGGTCCACCAGATCGCTGAGGAGCTGGGCCTTGTTCATGAGAGCAGAGGCGAGGGCGGCGGCAGGTGCATCACCGTCTCCCGGCCCGTGGCATTGGAACCTGTAGAGGAGCCGACGCAGGAGGAAACCCAAGAGGAAGAACCAGCTCCTGCTCTGCAGAGTGAGCCGCCACCATCCCAACCGTTAGTAGATCTGAAGACGTTACATCTGGAGAGAATGCAAAGGGAGCAGCAGAAGAGGGAGGAAAACGTCCagcaaaaaaagcaacagaactGCAACCCTGCAGCTCAAGGAGCAAAGAAGTCTAAAGGTTTGTCTCAAACCATCGGGAAGTGTTTCAACTCCACGTCTGCTTACAGGATAACTCTGGATTATTTCCCCTCAGGAAAGAACAAAACGAAGGCAGGGGCCTGTGACATCGCTGCTGCCGCCGTTCCAGATGATGACTTTGATGCTCTCATCAGCGCTGTCGTGAAGGCGGACAgtgtttgcagttttgtgaaatgcaaAGCATCTGTGTTAACACTCGGCCAGCTTTGCATCTTCTGCAACCGGCAGTTCTGTCTCAGCCATCACATACCAGAGGTAAGAAGCGTTGTGTGTGCTTTCTGACTACCACAGCTctgaacaataaaatattgtagagaaattaatttacttcagtcatttattttcattgctgAAGAAGCTGGCTGTTCAGAGTGCTGTATCTAGGCATTACAAcggaaaattgagtggaaggaaaacaagtTGTAGAAGGAGGTGCAACAAATTCGAGTTTAGGAGAAACCAAAATTGCAGAAGAGGGAGGAAAATGTACAGTTTCAGTCAGTATGAAAAAACTTACCACTTTGGAAAACTGTTTTGGGTGAAGCTACTTTTTCCTATCGTGGTTCTCATACTTGGAATACAATCCAAAGTAACGTAAGGGACCTTTCTCTTCTCacctcatttaaaaaatatcttaaaagcGGGCTCTTGGAGAGCCACAAATGTCAACATTGAGTATATGTAAAGATGTATAAATTTTTACAATTGTTTGTATGCATTTCTTACTCTGTcgtgttttatgatttttatttctgtatttagtaTTGTGCTTTAACATCAacctgccaatggaactagagaTGGAAATAAACCACCATGTAAATGTTCATTAACACGCATtgtcccatttttaaaaataattttgaacttATCCAGGACATGGACAACAACTCCTGAATTAAAGACAACATTATAAACCTCTTACTTGATTTATACGACCCCCTGTACCTCATCAACATAATTTCAAGTTGCCAAACATTTTGGTATTAAAAATACTACTGTAATATTCTAATAGGAACTggattttgagttttctttagTTGTAAGGCCATTAATTATCAAAATTAGCAAACACATCATTGAATGTTATTAATCAGGATAATCAAAGAGTTTCACATTTTAGTTAAATTCttgaaataatcaacttttcagcaatattctAATGTATTGCTGTTTTCTAAGTGCcgttctgttttgttgttttaggttCATGGCTGTGGAGATAAGGCAAAGTCTCACGCTCGGATGAGAATAAGCAAAGAGGGGGTTCTTTATGCCGGGAGTGGGAAGAAAGACAAATCGTTGGACCCTAATAAGAAAGTGTACCTACAAAGAAAACTGGACTCTAAGCTGAAAGATATGGCATCACAAAGGAAACCAAAGAACAAGGAGAAGGACACTTAATGTCGTAAAATAACCTTTATAGTTTATTGAATGTGAAGACTTTGTTCTGACtaaataaaacagctcaaataTTCAACTCAAAATACTCCAATGTCCCTCATTTGATACAGaatattgcttttaattttatgtcAAAAGAATTACTTTTACTTCTGttcttttgcttttgtcacTTAAAGATCCAACGCCATGCAATCCCACTTCACTTAAAGGCACTTCCTAGGCCTTCTCTGGAACCACTTTCATTGTCTGAGCGCAGACTGTGAGTGGGCTCGAGTTTTTCCAGTCCTCACACAATCCAACAGAGAAGTATGGGAAGATTTTCTCTGTGAATTTGTCTTTGAATGTGTATATCGCAGCTGAGTCGGCAGCATTGGTGAAAACTACCCTTCCTTTGTCGCAGTCCAGGTGCACGGTAAGCCTCTCCGGCATCTGCTTTACCGACACCCTGGTGCGAGGAGAGGTCTGAGCCCAGAGGGAATCTTTGCTGTACTGGCTGATCACCCAGTAACCCTCTTCAGGGCTCAGGAAGGTGGTGGTTTTCCTTTTGATGCTCTCACGTGCAACCCCTACGAACCAGTCTTTGCCGTGGCCCACCTCTACGGTCCAGCTGTGCTTCCCGGACGTAAACCCAGTGGCGCCCAGCACACACATGCGGCTGGTGCAGCGCTCAGGGTTGTCGGGTAGAAGCACCTTGTTGCTGTACTGCACACTGGTCAGCTCCTGGGACAACTTCAGATTGGAATGGGCCGTGTTCGGGTCCAGAACGACTGAAGCtgcaaaacaggaagttcagtTGAAGCTGCCATatgtaatcttttattttaatatatatactgctcaaaaaaataaagggaacactttaagtgttaaacacctgtttaagtgttccctttatttttttgagcagtgtatatatatatatatatttttttttaacagtatgatatatacagtatatatagtatatatatcaCATATTTGTTGTAACGGTTATGACGTGACAATAGTATGAGatggataatctgtgaaaaaaaggGAGAAGAGTTAGAGCTCTTCTCCCTTCTCCCAGCTCTAactagaaacagccaatcagagccaggaggagggtcttggtGCTGTCAATCAGCTCctcccttgctctctgctaccaCACAGCTTCTCACTGTCAGCAGAGCCCGTcctgaatgctaaggctagttagcatggccaccgatgacagTGGGTAAACGGCATTCCTGCAATGGtttgttgtttctccaccattcgCACATTTAGCAGTGTGTTTACGAGGTTGATTGaaagtgctaagaccctcctcctggctctgattggttgacttTGAttggagtggtgcatttctgcagacgCAATAGCAGCACTGGGAGGATGTGATCTCTTCTCAGGTTACATTTCTCATGTTAAACTCACAACATAATGACTGTTTAATGAATgtataaaaaactttttttttttaaaggttaatcGGTGGTTTTACTAACCTAATAGCAAATGTGCTTAccatatttgacatttttcaacatCTTCTGGCAAACTGTAAACTTGAGTATTCCCAGATGCTTGGCAGAATTAATCAAAATTTCTCTCATGGTCTCAGGTTCCTGGAAGTTGCGTTTGACGCTGAAACGTGAAAATCATACCAACATTGGTTTATAGAAACATTTATTACTGATTTTTGCAGATGAGAGCTTGCACATACCTTTGCTTTGTTCGCTTGTATTCCTAAacatgaagtaaaaacaaaaaacatgtttaagacacttttgtttttagcaaaacGATTGTATGCATTCCTTATGCAGTCATTGGAAAAACATCCAGAGTAATCATGCAAACACTAATTAGACCTCTGCTGATAGGTATGCTACACAAGGCAGTCATGAGCAAATGCACAGGTAAAACTTTTCCTTAGTTAAGTATGTTCAATCTTAATGGTTTACTCTTTAACCATTTTATAATCTGCATAAActaaatttatcttttttttacaggCCTGCACCATGAgcttaaagtttttgtttaccCAAGCAGCATTTCTGACTTCCTCCTGTCAGCATCATAATGTCGCTGTATTTTGTACAACCCATATTTGGATGTGTATTATTAcatatcaattttattttagttctaaAACAGCACATCCTTTTgtagagaaaatgtcaaattagaGCCACAAACTGTCGTGAGTTTTGCTgggatttaatgtgaaagaTCACTGCATAAGGAAAGAGTTACTTGGTTCTCTTAATTGTTTTGcgaaaagaaaatctgaaaactgaatCGTGCCccttttaaatctgattttcaaacatttccacatagGCTGTTACAAGTTGAAAGTCACAAAATTCAAATTCCACCTAAAAACATTAAGCcatctaaaaacaaattattgtgAATTGtcgattttctgttttcttggtctagaatttaattttgtttgttatcAGCAACAACCACTGAGCCACTGAGATATAAATAAAACGCTGTGCAAGCGGGACTGGCATTTTGAAAGCCTTTCAGCcgtttttattcttccttttgACAACTTGAAAGCTGGATGAAATGTTTCAGCTccagcagacatttttaaatcatcacattttagtttaaatcatagacttgtttttgtttttgctgttcctCATTGTCAAACTCATAGCTGAAGAGTTTCTGTATCTTATGTTTTCTCCTacatattatgttgttttaaagttatttaagtGCCCAAaggtctgtattattattattattatttttattattgttgttttcattttcattttcagaaacagTAACCTGTTAGCCTGGAACAAGCTAAGTGTAATGAATGGTTGCATTCCTTTTGCTTTGAAGTAAACAGCGCTGATCCCATTAATGACcggatttaaaaagaaagcgAAAAACTGTGGTTAATGACAgagaaatactttgtgttgaacCCAAAAATTTTCACGGTAAGAATATTTTAAGCTGTTTCTGAAAATCTCACTCTTATGCAATTTTTACAAGCGCACATCTGCACCAAGTTCTAGTGTTGATCATCCAAATTTCTGCAATTCTCAGAGCTGTTCCAAAACACATTGTActtgttttgttcctttgtcTTGCCCCAATTACTGCCAATAAAGCCCACTCATgccacaaaatctttttttaaaaatacaccaaaacttgtagttgtaatgtggcaaaatatggaaaaacttGAATGGGCAGGAATACGTTTACAAATCAGTGTATGTTATGCATTTGGGTGCAGCCCATATTTAAAACTAAGAAGGTTCTGGTAGCTTCTAAACATTTATGGCAATCATGACTCATTGAAAAttgtagattttatttgttcCCTTTGAGTGATCAGTAGTTTCCAAATTTTCCATTTGGAACATTTACAATATTCTCTTTAGCACCAAACTGCTGTGTGGAGTTCACAGAGAGACATAgctaaaaaagattttactcGATTAAAAGATGGTTCCATTCTaccattaatttaaattatcCTCTTCTTGCTTTTTGTGTATATTTCAGAGGTTGATGTCATTTCCTGTGAGCTTCTATCCACTAATTcacctaattttattttaaatgtctaaaatgcACATATTCTGAAAAGAGAACATGCAACTGTTGACTTagaattttattgaaattaatctTGGCTATTTTCtcaaagaaataaatccataatCAGTAGAATGTACCTGTAGGAATGGCAAATCCTTTGCTCTGAGGATAATATCTACTTTGCTGATGGTGGAGTTGAGAGCCTGGATCTCCTTGTCTATGTCTTCAATCTTACTACACATGAcctgtatttttatttgctcttcCTGTTTGAGCATTCTCAGTCTCATATCTTCTTCATCCTTGAGGAACTGGTGAAGCTGCAGAAATTCCCCCTTTATCGCCATCTCAATGTCATTACTTTGAGTCTGTAACATTGGAGAAGGCTGGTTATTCTGGTTAGTACTTGCTAAGGAGGGACTTTTCCATCCCTACAGGATATAACTCTTAAGTTATAAAAGACAACTTAAGAGCTCAACATTAGGATTAAAACAGTGGAATTGGTGAAATTAtccaagaaaaaataatctcaaaggCTTTTACCTTTATATAAGTTTTGATCTCCTCCCattggtgttttgttttactcattGTTCTTACTTTCTTTCTCAAGGACCCAATGATGTTAGACATTTCTGTCTAAAACGAGAACATTAAGAACACTTTCAAAATGCTTGACTCAATAGctaaatttcattttcatagCAAACTAAGATACAATGTTGGTATAATTCTGGTCATTATGTTCTAATACtttacacacacagaaaaaaatctccCTATCCTCCATGCTTGTCTTTCTTATAATACTGTTATCTTACCATGTTTGATTCttccttgtttttattcatacCTTTTTCTGTTGAGCTGCTTCCTCCACTGGGCAGCACTTGTGCATTTTATGGTCCCTTGATATTTGGCAGACGAGACAGATGGGAACCTCATCATTGTCGCAAAAAACCTTCAATTTCTCCTTATGAAGCGCACAAATTTCCTGAGCCATAggctttttgttttgaaactgatCCACGACTAACTTCAGATCCTGGTTGACAGGAGGCATCCCAGAGGAAGACTCAGTTCCGCACACGGGACATTCTTGACACTTTTTCCACTCCCAGAAGTTGTGCAGGCAAAGTTTGCAAACGTTGTGTCCACATAGTAAAAGAACAGGGTAAGTATAAATGTTGGAGCACTGAGGACAAGATATCTCTTCCTCAGAGATAGATTTCCTCGTTGATATCATGATGGTGTCCACCTACAGAGTGACTAGATAAGAAAACTTCATTGTTGTTTCTACACTGACTGATTCCAGCAAATGCTGCCCAGCTGGTCGAGCAAGTTAAAAATCCCAGCATGTTCAAGGTTCTACGTGATTACATATTTAGGACTTCACTGTAAAGGTGTCTGTGTGGAGTGCAAAGAgcttaaacaaaaaacacgCACATTCACTGTAACTGccctttattttcaaaaataaaacacttccaTATGAGACACAGTAACATAGTTTGATCAGTATTCCAACTATGCCTTCGAATCTGTACCTCATTATGACTAGAAAATcctaacaaaaacagaagttgTGGCTACTCTTGTTTCCAAGACTGGTGGCAAAAACAGAGGTAGTTTATATTGTTAAAGAAACTGGCAGGATGATCTCTATTTACTGGATCCAAGTGGTCACCTTGAATAAACTGCCTCAGCAGGTACACTCACAAtgaatcattgttttttttgtgtttttttttccagaaaggAAACATCTAACCAGCTGGCTTTCAAAGGTGAAGTCAACTTCCTGAAATCCTGACATACGTGTTTTTGTTGTGCAATAATTGTAAtgcagttggtgacaaaaaaaaaatccaatgatTTCTTCTTCGTCATACTGCAGTTTGTAAAACAAAGACAGCAGTTAATTACGGGGTTCCTACAAATTCCAAACGTAATTTCCCAGAAACAGAGGATGATTTAAGCAATGGAGCAGGAATAAAGTCTGTAAATATGcataatttttctatttttccatgttatttgCTCCTGTTTGTCCAGATAGTGAAAATACTGAATCTTTTCCAGATTGCTTAGGAACCCTAGATTTTAAAGCTAAAGTTCTGAGTGTAAATAGCTGCACTGGCAGATTACCTTCAGTCTCTGAAATATTTGTAACCTGGCTGCAAATAAAGCAcattatttatctaaatatatttttcgtCCTAGGCAAAACAATAAAGCTAAAAGTAAATCATTTACATGGAATATTGATAGTAAATCTCAAAGACTGTTAAGAAATACTCTactaaacagtaaaataaataaataaataaatgggttCATAATCTCACATTGCTGCTTAGTTATTCATTTAGCTCATGTAAAAAGACcagatttgtttatcttttttactTTATCCATCAAAAAAGGCCAATCCCTTCAATGCCTTTGTAAGTAAAATACAACCAGTGATATAAAAATACTAACAATGTATTAAACTGAAACTCTACATCTTCCCCAAGAAACTGAGTGCCTACATGACTGATCAAAGGTCCGTTTTTTTCTCCtctataaataaaagtaataataacaTATTAATACAGCTGCATGAACCTGTTTGTAAAGACATATTAGTTTTTCAAAGGTTAAGAGATTTTAgttagttttacaaaaaaaatacattaaatcaaCCAAATGTTTGCCAGAAAATAACATGAGAACATTatgtacatgaaaaaaacagTATTATTCAGGAGTGATTGTGCTTTTGTGAGAAAAACAATTCCTACAGAACGACTGTGGTGAATTTTGACATATGCATTGATTTTAGATATCAAAGACTCAtctcattgtttttaaatggctCTTACACATACAACAGCCAGTGACGTTGGCGGTCCTTAGCCTGTTGCAACAGATGTAAAGTTCATCTGATTTTTCAGCTTATCTCACAATTTAACACAGTTAGTTACACAGTATCTCCTCTGATGGACTGAGTCTGAAGTCTCAATGAGACTGAGGCCCTAATCTGGGTTTGTGAGCCACAGACTCGGGGACGCTCTTGCGTTAGAGTAGCCGTCCCGTGTGCAGAGGACCAAACGTTTGTGCCTTTTTGAAATTCAGCACATCCTAAGGCTGCCTGCCGCCTTCACGTCAGTCCAGAGCCTTGAAGGCATCATGCCGTGTCTGCAGAACCAACATGCAAACTGACGGTGGCAGTCACACAAATCCAGGCTTGATGGAGGATTTGAAACACTTTGGGCAACCCTTTGTCCCGTTTGTTTGCAGACACCTGGGGAcaggacaaaaaataaagacactttATTTTTACGTCTCTGCTAGACCAATACACATCTGCACATAATTTTGAATTGTTAGGATAATCATACggagttttaaaaatgtttaacaaataaaagcctACAAGTAAGGCctggatttttattaaaatctgcaGCATTGGCTGAGTTCTCTAGAAGTGCAAAGAAACATACCACGAAGGATACTTTGcagcacacttttcagactttgttttatttgtaataaaacaacaacaaagtttgAGGGGtgtaaacacattaaaacacacaccaagtttcttgatttttttggtGCTCATTACCTTAGTAGGAATGAATTGGGAGAGAGTAAACACCTACTTGAGATGGAAAATGTGGGAACAGGGTAACGCCTGCAGCTTTTGGTCCCTGTCCCCGATGGATTCCCCACACATGCCGCAGTAGAGCTCCAGCTCCTCCACACACTGCAGGAACTTCACCACCTGCTCTCTCAGCTCGTCCTGCTGCTTGTTGTTGCGGTAGATGCCCTCTCGTAGGGAGTGAACCTTCAGGCTGCACAGCTTCGGTACAAGACAAAAATCAACATGTAGACTGATAAAGGCTTTGTAgcttatatttaaatttttctgattttttcatAAGCTTCAGTTACCTTGTTTCCCATTCCGTCTGCAAGCTCCTGCGCTCGCTCCAAAGATTCCAGagactgaagaagaaaaaaaacacaggaaatttATCACAAAAGTTGTTGTTCCAGATACCAATTAAACAAATACACCGGTTTCACAAACAGGGTACAGGTATATATATCTAACTGCACAAACCTTGTCATATTCTTTCTGCAGAAGCCAACATTTTGCAACACCCAGATAGACATGCGCTTGTCCAAGACGGTTTCCGATCTCGGTCATAATGCCCAGTGCAGACTCGTAACGAGGGAATGCTTTCTAAATGACATAAAAGAACAACAGCATGTATTTTATACACATTTCTCAAATAAATGAATGTGCTAGAATAAGagtcagaataaaaacatgataaaaaaaataaatgcagatgaACCATATCAACTAGACTGGAAAGACAGGTTCACACTAACACAGAAGCAGTAATGTCGCCTCACATTAACATCACGCCTGCAGCGGTGGATGTCTGCAAAGTTCAGTAAGCACAGAGCTTGCAGGGGCCGGTCGCCATGCTGCAGAGCAATCTTCATGGATTCCTGTCAAAGCACAACACAAATGATGCTTAGAAAAGCTCTCCATGTCCAGCTTAGGTTACGAACA
Above is a window of Xiphophorus hellerii strain 12219 chromosome 2, Xiphophorus_hellerii-4.1, whole genome shotgun sequence DNA encoding:
- the ighmbp2 gene encoding DNA-binding protein SMUBP-2 isoform X2, whose protein sequence is MAVETFVSKTLELLQEEREAEIQETKIWQENISLKDLQNKGVCLLKLQIGSQSTGLYGRTVIVLEPRKHLGFSSLPSNSFGPGDIVGIYDPSGCSAASQICTGIVTRISQASVSVAFDDLDGASFDSDGLYNLLKLANDVTYKRMKRALNALNGYRTGPASCLIPVLFGDAQPSSHSQSNEFEFFNSKLDDSQREAVSFALSQRELAVVHGPPGTGKTTTVVEIILQAVKQGQKVLCCAPSNVAVDNLVERLARCKAKVLRLGHPARLLESIQKHSLDAILAQSDNANIIADIRKDIDKALVGMKKKSEKGERGNFKREIGELRKELKNRETAAIAEILKSADVVLSTNTGACDDGPLKFLPAEHFDWVMIDECAQALESSCWIALLRARKCILAGDYKQLLPTIKSQKAAAKGLSLSLMERLIQMYGDSVVRMLTVQYRMNSAIMEWASKEMYNGRLTAHSSVEKHLLKDLPGVACVEETSTPLLLIDTAGCGLSEMEIADEQSKGNQGEVDIVSLHIKSLTEAGVKAKDIAVIAPYNLQVDLLRQKLSARHPEMEIKSVDGFQGREKEAVVLSLVRSNRKGEVGFLAEDRRINVAVTRARRHIAVVCDTQTVGNHAFLKSLVDHMAVFGEVRTAFEYLQDIVPQNYTRDHKATKTSTSSTSSKQKSRDHGPGKAKEGQKTTSSSKDNTAGSQNHTKSHTPAQKDQKDKSRYAEIRLQVENFMKDVNMKNLHFPSSFNSHDRLLVHQIAEELGLVHESRGEGGGRCITVSRPVALEPVEEPTQEETQEEEPAPALQSEPPPSQPLVDLKTLHLERMQREQQKREENVQQKKQQNCNPAAQGAKKSKGKNKTKAGACDIAAAAVPDDDFDALISAVVKADSVCSFVKCKASVLTLGQLCIFCNRQFCLSHHIPEVHGCGDKAKSHARMRISKEGVLYAGSGKKDKSLDPNKKVYLQRKLDSKLKDMASQRKPKNKEKDT
- the ighmbp2 gene encoding DNA-binding protein SMUBP-2 isoform X1; the protein is MAVETFVSKTLELLQEEREAEIQETKIWQENISLKDLQNKGVCLLKLQIGSQSTGLYGRTVIVLEPRKHLGFSSLPSNSFGPGDIVGIYDPSGCSAASQICTGIVTRISQASVSVAFDDLDGASFDSDGLYNLLKLANDVTYKRMKRALNALNGYRTGPASCLIPVLFGDAQPSSHSQSNEFEFFNSKLDDSQREAVSFALSQRELAVVHGPPGTGKTTTVVEIILQAVKQGQKVLCCAPSNVAVDNLVERLARCKAKVLRLGHPARLLESIQKHSLDAILAQSDNANIIADIRKDIDKALVGMKKKSEKGERGNFKREIGELRKELKNRETAAIAEILKSADVVLSTNTGACDDGPLKFLPAEHFDWVMIDECAQALESSCWIALLRARKCILAGDYKQLLPTIKSQKAAAKGLSLSLMERLIQMYGDSVVRMLTVQYRMNSAIMEWASKEMYNGRLTAHSSVEKHLLKDLPGVACVEETSTPLLLIDTAGCGLSEMEIADEQSKGNQGEVDIVSLHIKSLTEAGVKAKDIAVIAPYNLQVDLLRQKLSARHPEMEIKSVDGFQGREKEAVVLSLVRSNRKGEVGFLAEDRRINVAVTRARRHIAVVCDTQTVGNHAFLKSLVDHMAVFGEVRTAFEYLQDIVPQNYTRDHKATKTSTSSTSSKQKSRDHGPGKAKEGQKTTSSSKDNTAGSQNHTKSHTPAQKDQKDKSRYAEIRLQVENFMKDVNMKNLHFPSSFNSHDRLLVHQIAEELGLVHESRGEGGGRCITVSRPVALEPVEEPTQEETQEEEPAPALQSEPPPSQPLVDLKTLHLERMQREQQKREENVQQKKQQNCNPAAQGAKKSKGLSQTIGKCFNSTSAYRITLDYFPSGKNKTKAGACDIAAAAVPDDDFDALISAVVKADSVCSFVKCKASVLTLGQLCIFCNRQFCLSHHIPEVHGCGDKAKSHARMRISKEGVLYAGSGKKDKSLDPNKKVYLQRKLDSKLKDMASQRKPKNKEKDT